A genomic stretch from Capricornis sumatraensis isolate serow.1 chromosome 4, serow.2, whole genome shotgun sequence includes:
- the LOC138078968 gene encoding apolipoprotein F-like yields MMQAVLLLCCVLLSPVAAFPRNAQEGVLTFQPSISETGHPLNLLSNQLLLPDPKTCQHLLHVAPSLAPLPEYLSNLALEVVLEEIGCTTEAHILQLQLVKIGGKDTTETLIRESKKHNEGKGIGQVKVILKDLGGSPGELRRVQRSVTLLEACRQENRWVLYETAKMIAEFAEKLPNTELVTEFKAAAIDVTQKCTDESWEHLQAVSNRLVNSPEMKDFTMPMQDQLYFIKRSTTILMHILVEFIKTQVQNIFG; encoded by the coding sequence ATGATGCAGGCCGTGCTGCTCCTTTGCTGTGTCTTGCTGTCCCCAGTGGCTGCCTTCCCAAGAAATGCCCAGGAAGGGGTCCTGACCTTCCAGCCGTCCATCTCAGAAACTGGGCATCCTTTGAACCTGCTCTCCAACCAGCTCCTTCTCCCAGACCCTAAAACCTGCCAGCATCTCTTGCATGTGGCCCCCTCCTTAGCTCCTCTGCCTGAGTACCTATCCAACTTAGCTCTGGAGGTGGTCTTGGAAGAGATTGGTTGCACAACTGAGGCTCACATTCTGCAGCTCCAGCTTGTTAAGATAGGAGGAAAGGACACCACTGAAACCCTCATCCGTGAGAGCAAAAAGCACAATGAAGGAAAAGGGATTGGCCAAGTTAAGGTCATTCTGAaggatctgggaggatccccaGGGGAGCTTAGGCGGGTGCAGCGCTCAGTTACCCTTCTGGAGGCATGTAGGCAGGAAAATAGGTGGGTGCTCTATGAGACAGCAAAAATGATAGCTGAATTTGCTGAGAAGCTCCCTAACACTGAGCTGGTAACAGAGTTTAAGGCTGCTGCCATTGATGTCACCCAGAAGTGCACAGATGAGTCCTGGGAGCATTTGCAAGCAGTAAGCAACCGGCTAGTGAACAGCCCTGAGATGAAAGACTTCACAATGCCTATGCAAGATCAGCTGTACTTTATCAAGCGTTCCACAACCATTCTGATGCACATTCTAGTGGAATTCATAAAGACGCAAGTCCAGAATATTTTTGGATAG
- the TIMELESS gene encoding protein timeless homolog isoform X2 codes for MMNCELLATCSALGYLEGDTYHKEPDCLESVKDLIRYLRHEDETRDVRQQLGSAQILQSDLLPILTQHRQDKPLFDAVIRLMVNLTQPALLCFGSVPKEPSFRHHFLQVLAYLQAYKEAFASEKAFGVLSETLYELLQLGWEERQEEDNLLIERILLLVRNVLHVPADLEQEKRIDDDASVHDRLLWAIHLSGLDDLLLFLASSPAEQQWSLHVLEIISLMFRDQNPEQLAGVGQGRLAQERRTDVAELEVLRQREMAEKKTRALQRGNRHSRFGGSYIIQGLKSIGERDLVFHKGLHNLQNYTSDLGKQPRRVPKRRQAARELSVQRRSALNVRLFLRDFCSEFLENCYNRLMDSVKDHLLREKAQQHDETYYMWALAFFMAFNRAASFRPGLVSETLSVRTFHFIEQNLTNYYEMMLTDRKEAASWARRMHLALKAYQELLATVNEMDVCPDEAVRESSRIIKNNIFYVMEYRELFLALFRKFDERCQPRSFLRDLVETTHLFLKMLERFCRSRGNLMVENKRKKRKKKKKALDHSVASGNAPYSPEELEAMWPSLAEQLQCRAQDSELSVDSVIPFDAASEVPVEEQRAEAMVRIQDCLLAGQALQALSLLRSAREVWPERDVFGAQDISPEEEIQLLKQILWAPLPRQQGLEEQGAEEDDEEEEEEEELEVVQVSEREFNFLDYLKRFANSTVLRAYLLLLRSYKQNSAHTNHCVVKMLHRLAHDLKMEALLFQLSLFYLFNRLLSDPAAGAYKELVTFAKYILGKFFALAAVNQKSFVELLFWKNTAVVREMTEGYGTLDGGSSSRRLPGWSPEEEAQLRELYLAHKDVEGQDVVDTILAHLKTAPRTRRQVIHHLVRLGLADSVKDFQRKGTQIVLWTEDQELELQRLFEEFQDSDDVLGNIMKNITAKRSRARIVDKLLSLGLVAERRELYKKRRKKLAPSGLPNEEESLHDFCQEDLEEEENVPEKENEEDEEKEGSEAEQPQGGSVLSAEYLGQSLHQEGFSAPLLWLQNCLIRAADDREEAGCSQAVPLVPLTEENEEAMESEQFQQLLRKLGVRPPAFGQETFWRIPAKLSPTQLRRMAASLSQAEEEEKLQLGLESKVPGEPGLEEEHQQEEEHQQEEEHQKEHRAHALRTLLLAREKKAGLVSPEEEGTNGGKEQLIMAPKKRQLLDSDEEQEEDKGGNKSPELGVPGIRKKKRFQIEDDDESD; via the exons ATGATGAATTGTGAACTTCTTGCCACATGTAGTGCCCTTGGGTACTTGGAGGGAGACACTTACCACAAGGAGCCAGATTGCTTAG AGAGTGTGAAGGACTTGATCCGCTACTTGAGGCACGAGGATGAGACACGGGACGTGCGGCAGCAGCTGGGATCGGCTCAGATCCTGCAGAGCGACCTCCTGCCCATCCTCACCCAGCATCGCCAGGACAAGCCTCTCTTTGATGCTGTTATCAG GCTGATGGTGAACTTGACACAACCAGCCTTGCTCTGTTTCGGCAGTGTACCCAAGGAGCCCAGCTTCCGGCACCACTTTCTGCAGGTGCTGGCATACTTGCAGGCTTACAAAGAG GCCTTTGCCAGTGAGAAGGCATTTGGGGTCCTCAGTGAAACTTTGTATGAGCTGCTGCAACTG GGCTGGGAGGAACGCCAGGAGGAAGACAACTTGCTGATTGAGCGGATCCTGCTGCTGGTCAGAAACGTCCTCCATGTCCCCGCCGACCTTGAGCAGGAGAAG CGGATTGACGATGACGCCAGTGTCCACGACCGGCTTCTCTGGGCAATCCACCTCAGTGGCCTGGATGACCTGCTCCTCTTCCTGGCCAGCTCACCTGCGGAGCAGCAGTGGAGCCTCCATGTGCTGGAGATCATCTCCCTTATGTTTCGTGACCAG AACCCTGAGCAACTGGCAGGAGTAGGGCAGGGACGCTTGGCTCAGGAACGGAGGACAGATGTGGCGGAGCTGGAGGTGCTGCGCCAGCGAGAGATGGCGGAAAAGAAGACTCGAGCCCTGCAGCGAGGCAACAG gCATTCTCGGTTTGGGGGTTCCTACATCATCCAGGGCTTGAAATCTATTGGGGAGAGGGACCTTGTCTTTCATAAAGGTCTCCACAAT CTCCAAAACTACACTTCCGATTTGGGAAAGCAGCCCCGACGGGTGCCCAAACGTCGCCAGGCTGCCCGGGAACTGTCTGTCCAGCGCCGCTCTGCCCTCAACGTGAGACTCTTCCTCCGGGACTTCTGCTCGGAGTTCCTGGAAAACTGTTACAACCGGCTCATGGACTCGGTGAAG GACCACCTGCTTCGGGAGAAGGCTCAACAGCACGACGAGACCTACTACATGTGGGCCCTGGCTTTCTTCATGGCCTTCAACCGAGCTGCCTCCTTCCGGCCAGGCCTGGTTTCTGAGACCCTCAGTGTCCGCACCTTCCACTTCATTGAGCAGAACCTCACCAACTACTATGAGATGATGCTGACCGACCGCAAGGAAGCCGCCTCCTGGGCACGCCG GATGCACCTGGCTCTGAAGGCGTATCAGGAGCTGCTGGCCACAGTGAATGAGATGGATGTGTGCCCAGACGAGGCTGTGAGGGAGAGCAGCCGCATCATCAAGA ACAACATTTTCTACGTGATGGAGTACCGGGAGCTCTTCCTGGCTCTCTTTCGCAAGTTTGATGAGAGATGCCAGCCCCGCTCTTTCCTTCGTGACCTGGTGGAAACCACCCACCTCTTCCTCAAGATGTTGGAGCGGTTCTGTCGGAGCCGTGGGAACCTGATGGTGGAG AACAAacgaaagaaaagaaagaagaaaaagaaggcccTAGATCATTCTGTTGCTTCTGGTAATGCCCCCTACAGCCCAGAGGAACTAGAGGCCATGTGGCCCTCCCTGGCCGAGCAGCTGCAGTGCCGTGCCCAG GATTCTGAGCTCAGTGTGGACTCTGTGATTCCCTTTGATGCGGCCTCAGAGGTACCAGTGGAAGAGCAGCGGGCAGAAGCCATGGTGCGCATCCAGGACTGCCTCCTGGCTGGCCAGGCCCTGCAGGCCCTGAGCCTCCTGAGGTCTGCCCG GGAGGTGTGGCCGGAAAGAGATGTGTTTGGTGCTCAGGACATCTCCCCAGAGGAGGAGATCCAGCTACTGAAGCAAATCCTCTGGGCCCCGCTTCCCC GCCAGCAGGGGCTGGAGGAACAAGGGGCAGAGGAAGACGacgaagaagaggaggaggaggaagagttaGAAGTGGTCCAGGTGTCGGAGAGAGAATTTAACTTTCTGGACTACCTGAAACG CTTCGCAAACTCAACCGTCCTCCGAgcctacctgctgctgctgcggagCTACAAGCAGAACAGCGCTCACACCAACCACTGTGTGGTCAAGATGCTGCACCGGCTGGCCCACGACCTCAAAATGGAAGCCCTGCTTTTCCAGCTCTCCCTCTTCTACCTCTTCAATCGTCTGCTCAGCGACCCTGCCGCCGGGGCCTACAAA gaGCTGGTGACTTTTGCCAAGTATATCCTGGGCAAGTTCTTCGCTTTGGCTGCTGTTAACCAGAAATCCTTTGTGGAGCTGCTGTTCTGGAAGAACACCGCTGTGGTTCGAGAGATGACCGAGGGCTACGGCACCCTGGATGGCGG ATCTTCTAGCCGCAGACTCCCTGGATGGAGCCCAGAGGAGGAGGCCCAGCTTCGGGAACTGTACCTTGCCCATAAGGACGTGGAAG GTCAGGATGTGGTGGACACCATCTTGGCACACCTGAAAACTGCTCCTCGGACACGCAGGCAGGTCATCCACCACCTGGTGCGGCTGGGACTGGCTGACAGCGTCAAGGACTTCCAGAG GAAAGGGACCCAGATTGTGCTGTGGACGGAGGATCAGGAGCTGGAGCTGCAGCGGCTTTTTGAGGAGTTTCAGGACTCCGATG ATGTCCTGGGTAATATCATGAAGAACATTACAGCCAAACGCTCACGGGCCCGAATAGTGGATAAATTGCTGTCTCTGGGGCTGGTGGCTGAGCGGCGGGAGCTGTACAAGAAACGCCGGAAGAAACTGGCACCCTCGGGCTTG CCTAATGAAGAAGAATCCTTGCACGATTTTTGCCAGGAAGATCTAGAAGAAGAGGAAAACGTgccagagaaagagaatgaagagGATGAAGAGAAAGAAGGCTCAGAAGCAGAGCAACCCCAGGGTGGCTCTGTCCTTTCAGCTGAATACCTTGGGCAAAGTCTGCACCAGGAAG GCTTTTCTGCTCCCCTCCTCTGGCTCCAGAACTGCCTCATCAGAGCAGCAGATGATCGGGAAGAGGCTG GCTGCTCTCAGGCAGTTCCATTGGTGCCACTGacagaagaaaatgaggaagCGATGGAAAGTGAACAGTTTCAACAGCTGTTGCGAAAGCTAGGGGTTCGGCCTCCTGCCTTTGGACAG GAAACCTTCTGGCGAATTCCAGCCAAACTGAGTCCCACCCAGCTCCGGAGGATGGCAGCTTCCTTGAGCCaagcagaagaggaggaaaagctTCAGTTAGGATTAGAATCTAAGGTCCCTGGGGAGCCAGGCCTAGAAGAGGAGCACCAACAGGAAGAGGAGCATCAGCAAGAGGAGGAGCACCAAAAGGAGCACCGAGCACATGCCCTGAGGACCCTCCTGTTAGCCCGGGAAAAGAAAGCAGGCCTGGTGTCACCAGAGG AGGAAGGGACCAATGGTGGGAAAGAACAGCTGATAATGGCACCCAAGAAGCGACAACTGCTGGACAGCGATGAGGAGCAGGAGGAAGATAAAGGTGGGA ATAAAT CACCAGAGTTGGGAGTTCCAGGAATCCGGAAGAAGAAACGGTTTCAGATTGAGGATGATGATGAGAGCGACTGA
- the TIMELESS gene encoding protein timeless homolog isoform X1, with product MMNCELLATCSALGYLEGDTYHKEPDCLESVKDLIRYLRHEDETRDVRQQLGSAQILQSDLLPILTQHRQDKPLFDAVIRLMVNLTQPALLCFGSVPKEPSFRHHFLQVLAYLQAYKEAFASEKAFGVLSETLYELLQLGWEERQEEDNLLIERILLLVRNVLHVPADLEQEKRIDDDASVHDRLLWAIHLSGLDDLLLFLASSPAEQQWSLHVLEIISLMFRDQNPEQLAGVGQGRLAQERRTDVAELEVLRQREMAEKKTRALQRGNRHSRFGGSYIIQGLKSIGERDLVFHKGLHNLQNYTSDLGKQPRRVPKRRQAARELSVQRRSALNVRLFLRDFCSEFLENCYNRLMDSVKDHLLREKAQQHDETYYMWALAFFMAFNRAASFRPGLVSETLSVRTFHFIEQNLTNYYEMMLTDRKEAASWARRMHLALKAYQELLATVNEMDVCPDEAVRESSRIIKNNIFYVMEYRELFLALFRKFDERCQPRSFLRDLVETTHLFLKMLERFCRSRGNLMVENKRKKRKKKKKALDHSVASGNAPYSPEELEAMWPSLAEQLQCRAQDSELSVDSVIPFDAASEVPVEEQRAEAMVRIQDCLLAGQALQALSLLRSAREVWPERDVFGAQDISPEEEIQLLKQILWAPLPRQQGLEEQGAEEDDEEEEEEEELEVVQVSEREFNFLDYLKRFANSTVLRAYLLLLRSYKQNSAHTNHCVVKMLHRLAHDLKMEALLFQLSLFYLFNRLLSDPAAGAYKELVTFAKYILGKFFALAAVNQKSFVELLFWKNTAVVREMTEGYGTLDGGSSSRRLPGWSPEEEAQLRELYLAHKDVEGQDVVDTILAHLKTAPRTRRQVIHHLVRLGLADSVKDFQRKGTQIVLWTEDQELELQRLFEEFQDSDDVLGNIMKNITAKRSRARIVDKLLSLGLVAERRELYKKRRKKLAPSGLPNEEESLHDFCQEDLEEEENVPEKENEEDEEKEGSEAEQPQGGSVLSAEYLGQSLHQEGFSAPLLWLQNCLIRAADDREEAGCSQAVPLVPLTEENEEAMESEQFQQLLRKLGVRPPAFGQETFWRIPAKLSPTQLRRMAASLSQAEEEEKLQLGLESKVPGEPGLEEEHQQEEEHQQEEEHQKEHRAHALRTLLLAREKKAGLVSPEEEGTNGGKEQLIMAPKKRQLLDSDEEQEEDKAPELGVPGIRKKKRFQIEDDDESD from the exons ATGATGAATTGTGAACTTCTTGCCACATGTAGTGCCCTTGGGTACTTGGAGGGAGACACTTACCACAAGGAGCCAGATTGCTTAG AGAGTGTGAAGGACTTGATCCGCTACTTGAGGCACGAGGATGAGACACGGGACGTGCGGCAGCAGCTGGGATCGGCTCAGATCCTGCAGAGCGACCTCCTGCCCATCCTCACCCAGCATCGCCAGGACAAGCCTCTCTTTGATGCTGTTATCAG GCTGATGGTGAACTTGACACAACCAGCCTTGCTCTGTTTCGGCAGTGTACCCAAGGAGCCCAGCTTCCGGCACCACTTTCTGCAGGTGCTGGCATACTTGCAGGCTTACAAAGAG GCCTTTGCCAGTGAGAAGGCATTTGGGGTCCTCAGTGAAACTTTGTATGAGCTGCTGCAACTG GGCTGGGAGGAACGCCAGGAGGAAGACAACTTGCTGATTGAGCGGATCCTGCTGCTGGTCAGAAACGTCCTCCATGTCCCCGCCGACCTTGAGCAGGAGAAG CGGATTGACGATGACGCCAGTGTCCACGACCGGCTTCTCTGGGCAATCCACCTCAGTGGCCTGGATGACCTGCTCCTCTTCCTGGCCAGCTCACCTGCGGAGCAGCAGTGGAGCCTCCATGTGCTGGAGATCATCTCCCTTATGTTTCGTGACCAG AACCCTGAGCAACTGGCAGGAGTAGGGCAGGGACGCTTGGCTCAGGAACGGAGGACAGATGTGGCGGAGCTGGAGGTGCTGCGCCAGCGAGAGATGGCGGAAAAGAAGACTCGAGCCCTGCAGCGAGGCAACAG gCATTCTCGGTTTGGGGGTTCCTACATCATCCAGGGCTTGAAATCTATTGGGGAGAGGGACCTTGTCTTTCATAAAGGTCTCCACAAT CTCCAAAACTACACTTCCGATTTGGGAAAGCAGCCCCGACGGGTGCCCAAACGTCGCCAGGCTGCCCGGGAACTGTCTGTCCAGCGCCGCTCTGCCCTCAACGTGAGACTCTTCCTCCGGGACTTCTGCTCGGAGTTCCTGGAAAACTGTTACAACCGGCTCATGGACTCGGTGAAG GACCACCTGCTTCGGGAGAAGGCTCAACAGCACGACGAGACCTACTACATGTGGGCCCTGGCTTTCTTCATGGCCTTCAACCGAGCTGCCTCCTTCCGGCCAGGCCTGGTTTCTGAGACCCTCAGTGTCCGCACCTTCCACTTCATTGAGCAGAACCTCACCAACTACTATGAGATGATGCTGACCGACCGCAAGGAAGCCGCCTCCTGGGCACGCCG GATGCACCTGGCTCTGAAGGCGTATCAGGAGCTGCTGGCCACAGTGAATGAGATGGATGTGTGCCCAGACGAGGCTGTGAGGGAGAGCAGCCGCATCATCAAGA ACAACATTTTCTACGTGATGGAGTACCGGGAGCTCTTCCTGGCTCTCTTTCGCAAGTTTGATGAGAGATGCCAGCCCCGCTCTTTCCTTCGTGACCTGGTGGAAACCACCCACCTCTTCCTCAAGATGTTGGAGCGGTTCTGTCGGAGCCGTGGGAACCTGATGGTGGAG AACAAacgaaagaaaagaaagaagaaaaagaaggcccTAGATCATTCTGTTGCTTCTGGTAATGCCCCCTACAGCCCAGAGGAACTAGAGGCCATGTGGCCCTCCCTGGCCGAGCAGCTGCAGTGCCGTGCCCAG GATTCTGAGCTCAGTGTGGACTCTGTGATTCCCTTTGATGCGGCCTCAGAGGTACCAGTGGAAGAGCAGCGGGCAGAAGCCATGGTGCGCATCCAGGACTGCCTCCTGGCTGGCCAGGCCCTGCAGGCCCTGAGCCTCCTGAGGTCTGCCCG GGAGGTGTGGCCGGAAAGAGATGTGTTTGGTGCTCAGGACATCTCCCCAGAGGAGGAGATCCAGCTACTGAAGCAAATCCTCTGGGCCCCGCTTCCCC GCCAGCAGGGGCTGGAGGAACAAGGGGCAGAGGAAGACGacgaagaagaggaggaggaggaagagttaGAAGTGGTCCAGGTGTCGGAGAGAGAATTTAACTTTCTGGACTACCTGAAACG CTTCGCAAACTCAACCGTCCTCCGAgcctacctgctgctgctgcggagCTACAAGCAGAACAGCGCTCACACCAACCACTGTGTGGTCAAGATGCTGCACCGGCTGGCCCACGACCTCAAAATGGAAGCCCTGCTTTTCCAGCTCTCCCTCTTCTACCTCTTCAATCGTCTGCTCAGCGACCCTGCCGCCGGGGCCTACAAA gaGCTGGTGACTTTTGCCAAGTATATCCTGGGCAAGTTCTTCGCTTTGGCTGCTGTTAACCAGAAATCCTTTGTGGAGCTGCTGTTCTGGAAGAACACCGCTGTGGTTCGAGAGATGACCGAGGGCTACGGCACCCTGGATGGCGG ATCTTCTAGCCGCAGACTCCCTGGATGGAGCCCAGAGGAGGAGGCCCAGCTTCGGGAACTGTACCTTGCCCATAAGGACGTGGAAG GTCAGGATGTGGTGGACACCATCTTGGCACACCTGAAAACTGCTCCTCGGACACGCAGGCAGGTCATCCACCACCTGGTGCGGCTGGGACTGGCTGACAGCGTCAAGGACTTCCAGAG GAAAGGGACCCAGATTGTGCTGTGGACGGAGGATCAGGAGCTGGAGCTGCAGCGGCTTTTTGAGGAGTTTCAGGACTCCGATG ATGTCCTGGGTAATATCATGAAGAACATTACAGCCAAACGCTCACGGGCCCGAATAGTGGATAAATTGCTGTCTCTGGGGCTGGTGGCTGAGCGGCGGGAGCTGTACAAGAAACGCCGGAAGAAACTGGCACCCTCGGGCTTG CCTAATGAAGAAGAATCCTTGCACGATTTTTGCCAGGAAGATCTAGAAGAAGAGGAAAACGTgccagagaaagagaatgaagagGATGAAGAGAAAGAAGGCTCAGAAGCAGAGCAACCCCAGGGTGGCTCTGTCCTTTCAGCTGAATACCTTGGGCAAAGTCTGCACCAGGAAG GCTTTTCTGCTCCCCTCCTCTGGCTCCAGAACTGCCTCATCAGAGCAGCAGATGATCGGGAAGAGGCTG GCTGCTCTCAGGCAGTTCCATTGGTGCCACTGacagaagaaaatgaggaagCGATGGAAAGTGAACAGTTTCAACAGCTGTTGCGAAAGCTAGGGGTTCGGCCTCCTGCCTTTGGACAG GAAACCTTCTGGCGAATTCCAGCCAAACTGAGTCCCACCCAGCTCCGGAGGATGGCAGCTTCCTTGAGCCaagcagaagaggaggaaaagctTCAGTTAGGATTAGAATCTAAGGTCCCTGGGGAGCCAGGCCTAGAAGAGGAGCACCAACAGGAAGAGGAGCATCAGCAAGAGGAGGAGCACCAAAAGGAGCACCGAGCACATGCCCTGAGGACCCTCCTGTTAGCCCGGGAAAAGAAAGCAGGCCTGGTGTCACCAGAGG AGGAAGGGACCAATGGTGGGAAAGAACAGCTGATAATGGCACCCAAGAAGCGACAACTGCTGGACAGCGATGAGGAGCAGGAGGAAGATAAAG CACCAGAGTTGGGAGTTCCAGGAATCCGGAAGAAGAAACGGTTTCAGATTGAGGATGATGATGAGAGCGACTGA